In the Chroococcidiopsis sp. SAG 2025 genome, one interval contains:
- a CDS encoding MGH1-like glycoside hydrolase domain-containing protein: MTQEEQRLQEDRDRKAHWRRWGSYLSERQWGTVREDYSADGSAWDYFPHEQARSRAYRWGEDGIAGISDNHQRLCFAIALWNGVDPILKERLFGLTGNEGNHGEDVKECYFYLDNTPTHSYMKYLYKYSQQAFPYTQLVTENQNRSKRDREFELLDTGIFDNNTYFDVFVEYAKNTPEDILIKISIANRASETRNLYLLPTLWFRNTWAWGRAEAAKPKLKKLHQDSNLSIIESTHPSLGDRWLYCEGAAELLFTENDTNYQKLFGVENKSDFVKDGINNYLVENDKNTVNPQQIGTKFAASYNLKIAAGETITVCLRLCDSPYLVTPFGKDFEQIFQTRIQEADEFYDRITSFCQLTPDRRNIQRQAFAGMLWAKQYYYYVIHEWLQGDPAHPTPAKSRQNIRNADWIHLFNDDVISMPDKWEYPWYAAWDLAFHVIPLAIIDPDFAKRQLSRLTREWYLHPNGQLPAYEWNFSDVNPPVHAWATWRVYKIEQKIYGRADRLFLERVFQKLLLNFTWWVNRKDIAGKNVFQGGFLGMDNIGVFDRSTQVPTDAYLQQSDGTSWMGMYCLNMLAIALELAKENPAYEDTASKFFEHFLYIADAMNSMGEERKGLWDKDDSFYYDMLHVPADGDIVLKVRSLVGLIPLLAVETLEPEVLERFPGFKKRMEWFINNRPDLRQNVACMETKGIGARRLLAICYKPPGGTEAENKLRCILKTMLDENEFLSQYGIRSVSKHHASHPYFIKLDGQEYRVKYEPAESSDAIFGGNSNWRGPIWFPINYLIIEALQKFHYYLGDDFKVEFPTGSGREMNLWEVSQELSQRLIKIFLQDESGKRPVYGDLKKFQTDPHWHNLIMFHEYFHGDNGAGLGANHQTGWTGLVAKLIQQCGEYDR, from the coding sequence ATGACTCAAGAAGAACAAAGATTACAAGAAGACCGCGATCGCAAAGCACACTGGCGGCGCTGGGGTTCGTATTTAAGCGAACGACAATGGGGAACAGTCCGAGAAGATTACAGTGCTGATGGTTCGGCTTGGGATTATTTTCCCCACGAACAAGCACGTTCTCGCGCTTATCGTTGGGGTGAGGATGGAATTGCAGGTATTTCTGACAATCATCAACGCTTGTGTTTTGCGATCGCGCTTTGGAATGGTGTCGATCCAATTTTAAAGGAAAGGCTATTTGGTTTAACTGGTAATGAAGGCAATCACGGCGAAGATGTCAAGGAATGTTACTTTTACCTTGACAATACTCCCACTCATTCTTACATGAAATATCTCTATAAATATTCTCAGCAAGCTTTTCCCTATACTCAACTAGTGACAGAAAATCAAAATCGTAGTAAGCGCGATCGTGAATTTGAATTACTTGATACAGGAATATTTGACAATAACACTTACTTTGATGTTTTTGTTGAATATGCCAAAAATACTCCTGAAGATATTTTAATTAAAATTAGTATCGCTAATCGTGCTTCGGAAACTAGAAATTTATATTTATTGCCTACATTATGGTTTCGCAATACTTGGGCTTGGGGACGAGCCGAAGCAGCCAAACCCAAACTTAAAAAGCTGCATCAAGATAGCAATCTGAGTATTATCGAATCTACTCATCCTAGTTTAGGCGATCGCTGGTTGTATTGTGAAGGTGCAGCAGAGTTATTATTTACTGAAAATGATACGAACTACCAAAAGTTGTTTGGAGTCGAGAATAAATCTGATTTTGTTAAAGACGGAATTAACAATTATCTTGTTGAAAACGATAAAAACACCGTAAATCCTCAACAAATTGGTACTAAATTTGCAGCCAGTTATAATCTAAAGATTGCCGCAGGCGAAACCATAACTGTTTGCTTACGTCTGTGCGACTCTCCTTATTTAGTCACTCCATTTGGTAAAGATTTCGAGCAAATTTTTCAAACTCGCATTCAAGAAGCAGATGAGTTTTACGATCGCATTACTTCTTTTTGTCAATTAACACCAGATCGACGCAATATTCAGCGACAGGCTTTTGCGGGGATGCTCTGGGCTAAACAATATTATTATTATGTCATCCATGAATGGCTGCAAGGCGATCCGGCTCATCCTACACCAGCAAAATCGCGACAAAATATTAGGAATGCAGACTGGATTCATCTATTTAACGATGATGTTATTTCCATGCCCGATAAATGGGAATATCCCTGGTATGCAGCGTGGGATCTAGCTTTTCATGTCATTCCTCTTGCCATTATCGATCCTGATTTTGCCAAGCGTCAATTAAGTCGTTTGACGCGAGAATGGTATTTACATCCTAACGGGCAATTACCAGCTTACGAATGGAACTTTAGCGATGTTAATCCTCCCGTTCATGCTTGGGCGACGTGGCGCGTATATAAGATCGAACAAAAGATATACGGACGTGCCGATAGATTATTTTTAGAACGAGTTTTTCAAAAATTATTACTCAACTTTACTTGGTGGGTAAATCGCAAAGATATTGCTGGTAAAAATGTTTTTCAAGGCGGGTTTTTGGGTATGGATAATATTGGTGTATTCGATCGCAGTACCCAAGTTCCTACTGATGCCTATTTACAGCAGTCAGATGGTACGAGTTGGATGGGTATGTACTGTTTAAATATGCTGGCGATCGCGTTAGAATTAGCTAAAGAAAATCCCGCTTATGAAGATACTGCTAGTAAATTTTTCGAGCATTTCCTCTACATTGCCGATGCGATGAATAGCATGGGAGAGGAACGCAAAGGTTTGTGGGATAAAGACGATAGTTTTTATTACGATATGCTGCACGTTCCTGCTGATGGGGATATAGTCCTGAAAGTGCGATCGCTAGTAGGATTAATCCCTTTACTAGCTGTTGAAACTTTAGAACCAGAAGTTTTAGAACGATTTCCTGGTTTTAAAAAACGGATGGAATGGTTTATTAACAACCGTCCCGATTTGCGGCAAAATGTTGCTTGTATGGAAACAAAAGGAATTGGCGCAAGAAGGCTATTAGCAATTTGTTATAAGCCACCAGGAGGAACGGAAGCAGAAAATAAGTTACGCTGCATTTTGAAAACGATGTTAGATGAGAACGAATTTTTAAGTCAATATGGAATTCGCTCTGTATCTAAACATCATGCTTCTCATCCCTATTTCATTAAATTAGACGGACAAGAATATCGCGTCAAATACGAACCAGCAGAATCAAGCGATGCTATATTTGGGGGTAATTCCAATTGGCGAGGTCCCATTTGGTTTCCGATTAATTACTTAATAATTGAAGCGTTACAAAAGTTTCATTATTATTTAGGTGATGATTTTAAAGTCGAGTTTCCCACTGGTTCGGGTCGAGAAATGAATCTGTGGGAGGTTTCGCAGGAATTATCGCAAAGGCTGATTAAAATATTCCTGCAAGATGAATCGGGGAAAAGACCAGTTTATGGAGATCTAAAAAAGTTCCAAACCGATCCACACTGGCACAATTTAATTATGTTTCACGAATACTTTCATGGAGATAATGGTGCGGGTTTAGGGGCAAATCATCAGACAGGTTGGACGGGTTTAGTGGCAAAATTAATTCAGCAGTGTGGTGAATACGATAGATGA
- a CDS encoding phosphomannose isomerase type II C-terminal cupin domain — MTSNGNQAQLDLIESSPHAGQRYWGLVEVIEEGENYRINRIEIKPKHRIKPQIHYHRSEHWVVVSGTAKVNCGDEEKLLHRNESTYVPVATLHSIENPGAIPLILLEIQNGEYMGEDDTERPYDLT, encoded by the coding sequence ATGACTAGCAACGGGAATCAGGCTCAGCTAGATTTAATTGAATCCTCTCCACACGCAGGTCAGAGATATTGGGGTTTGGTTGAGGTAATAGAAGAAGGAGAAAATTATCGAATTAATCGGATTGAAATTAAACCGAAGCACCGCATAAAACCGCAAATTCACTACCATCGCAGCGAACATTGGGTTGTTGTTTCTGGTACGGCTAAAGTTAATTGCGGTGATGAGGAGAAGTTACTACATCGCAATGAGTCAACATACGTACCTGTAGCAACGCTACATAGTATTGAAAATCCTGGGGCAATTCCACTCATTTTACTAGAAATTCAAAATGGCGAGTATATGGGTGAAGATGATACCGAACGTCCTTACGATTTGACTTAA
- a CDS encoding SPFH domain-containing protein — MERLKERPAFKVDGFVALVVLGAISILAVWWLWTTIQGWEAILGRTLKITDLLGEDTTAEIGAWLGATLIAVIIPTFSGFFTVEPNQAVVVTFLGRYAGSVREAGFWWTNPFTRKRKISLRVRNFNSKILKVNDAQGSPIEIAAVVVWQVVDSAKSYFEVDDYEEFVAIQSETAIRALAIRYPYDTGDDESIPSLRGIPDEVARSLQQELQARLEVAGVEIIEARLSHLAYAPEIAQAMLRRQQAKAIIDARRQIVDSAVGMVDEALRRLSEQQIVELDEERKATMVNNLLVVLTSEQNAQPVVNTGSLYT; from the coding sequence ATGGAGCGACTGAAAGAGCGTCCTGCCTTTAAGGTGGATGGTTTTGTGGCGCTGGTAGTACTGGGGGCGATCTCAATTTTGGCTGTTTGGTGGCTGTGGACGACTATCCAAGGATGGGAGGCAATATTAGGTAGAACTCTGAAAATTACCGATTTACTGGGAGAAGACACCACTGCTGAAATTGGTGCATGGTTGGGAGCAACTTTAATAGCAGTCATCATTCCCACATTTTCGGGGTTCTTTACGGTGGAACCAAACCAAGCAGTTGTAGTAACATTTTTGGGTCGTTATGCTGGTAGCGTTAGAGAAGCAGGATTTTGGTGGACTAATCCTTTTACCCGCAAGCGCAAGATTTCATTGCGAGTACGCAACTTTAACAGCAAAATTCTTAAAGTCAACGACGCTCAAGGCAGTCCCATTGAAATTGCAGCTGTAGTCGTGTGGCAAGTTGTAGATTCAGCCAAATCTTATTTTGAAGTAGACGACTACGAAGAATTTGTTGCCATCCAAAGTGAAACGGCAATTCGTGCCTTAGCCATCCGCTACCCCTATGACACAGGTGATGATGAGAGTATACCTTCGCTGCGAGGCATTCCTGACGAAGTGGCGCGATCGCTTCAACAAGAATTACAAGCACGGTTAGAAGTTGCGGGGGTAGAGATTATTGAAGCTAGGCTTTCTCACCTTGCCTACGCGCCAGAAATTGCTCAAGCAATGCTCCGCCGCCAACAAGCCAAAGCAATAATTGACGCTCGACGGCAGATTGTAGATAGTGCTGTAGGGATGGTTGACGAAGCATTGAGAAGGTTAAGCGAACAACAAATCGTCGAATTGGATGAGGAACGCAAAGCTACGATGGTGAATAATTTACTTGTGGTTTTAACCTCGGAACAAAACGCTCAGCCTGTAGTCAATACTGGTAGTTTGTATACATGA
- the gatB gene encoding Asp-tRNA(Asn)/Glu-tRNA(Gln) amidotransferase subunit GatB, producing the protein MTTAAPTKTKYEAIIGLETHCQLNTNTKIFSSSSTEFGSPPNTNIDPICMGLPGVLPVLNEKVLEYAVKAGLALNCQIAPYSKFDRKQYFYPDLPKNYQISQYDLPIAEHGWLEIELVDADNNPVRKRIGITRLHMEEDAGKLVHGGSDRLSGSTYSLVDYNRAGVPLVEIVSEPDLRSGQEAAEYAQELRRILRYLDVSDGNMQEGSLRCDVNISVRPVGQKEFGTKVEIKNMNSFNAIQRAIEYEIERQIAAVESGERIVQETRLWEEGSQRTVSMRTKEGSSDYRYFPEPDLAPIEVSKEQLEKWRAELPELPAQKRHRYESELGLSAYDTRVLTDERSVSEYFEATVAAGASAKQAANWIMGDIAAYLNSNKLSIGEIALKPETLAELIQLIEGNTISGKIAKDILPELLTQGGSAKELVERKGLIQISDRSAIEAIVEQVIAANPKELEQYRNGKTKLLGFFVGQVLKQTGGRADPKLTNQLLAEKLNK; encoded by the coding sequence ATGACTACTGCTGCACCGACAAAAACTAAATATGAGGCGATTATTGGTTTAGAAACCCATTGTCAGCTGAATACGAATACGAAAATTTTTTCGAGCAGTTCTACAGAATTTGGCTCGCCTCCAAATACAAATATCGATCCGATTTGTATGGGTTTACCTGGAGTGTTGCCCGTATTGAATGAGAAGGTATTGGAATACGCAGTGAAGGCGGGTTTGGCGTTAAATTGCCAAATTGCACCTTATAGCAAGTTCGATCGCAAACAGTATTTTTATCCTGACTTACCGAAGAATTATCAAATTTCTCAGTATGACTTACCAATTGCCGAACACGGTTGGTTAGAAATCGAACTTGTCGATGCGGATAACAACCCCGTCCGCAAACGCATTGGGATCACGCGCTTGCACATGGAAGAGGATGCAGGCAAGTTAGTACACGGGGGTAGCGATCGCCTGTCTGGTTCTACTTACTCTTTAGTAGACTACAATCGTGCTGGCGTGCCTTTAGTCGAAATTGTGTCGGAACCCGATCTGCGTTCTGGGCAAGAAGCGGCGGAATATGCCCAAGAACTACGCCGGATCTTGCGCTATTTGGATGTTAGTGACGGGAACATGCAAGAAGGTTCCTTGCGGTGCGATGTCAATATCTCCGTGCGTCCTGTCGGACAAAAAGAGTTTGGCACGAAGGTAGAAATTAAAAATATGAACTCGTTCAACGCCATTCAACGGGCGATTGAATACGAGATCGAACGGCAAATTGCGGCTGTAGAGTCTGGAGAAAGAATTGTTCAAGAAACCAGGCTATGGGAAGAAGGCAGCCAACGCACTGTTAGTATGCGGACTAAAGAGGGTTCTAGCGATTACCGCTATTTCCCCGAACCCGATCTAGCGCCGATTGAAGTGTCCAAAGAACAGTTAGAAAAATGGCGTGCTGAGTTGCCAGAATTACCAGCCCAAAAACGCCATCGTTATGAAAGCGAACTAGGACTTTCTGCCTACGATACTCGCGTATTAACTGACGAGCGATCGGTATCGGAATATTTTGAAGCGACGGTAGCAGCTGGAGCCTCGGCAAAACAAGCTGCCAACTGGATTATGGGAGATATTGCAGCTTACCTAAATAGCAACAAACTCAGTATTGGTGAAATTGCGCTTAAACCAGAAACGCTAGCAGAATTGATCCAGCTGATTGAAGGCAATACAATCAGCGGCAAAATTGCTAAAGATATCTTGCCTGAACTGCTAACTCAAGGTGGTTCGGCGAAGGAGTTAGTAGAACGTAAGGGATTGATTCAAATTTCCGATCGCAGCGCCATAGAAGCGATCGTCGAGCAAGTCATTGCTGCCAATCCCAAAGAACTAGAACAGTACCGTAACGGCAAAACCAAACTTCTAGGCTTCTTTGTCGGGCAAGTGCTGAAGCAAACAGGCGGACGTGCCGATCCGAAGCTGACAAACCAACTGCTAGCAGAAAAGCTCAACAAATAG
- the argJ gene encoding bifunctional ornithine acetyltransferase/N-acetylglutamate synthase, translated as MVWHEISGGITAPRGYKAAGIRAGLKPSGLPDLALILSDVEAIAAGVFTTSQVRAACVDYCKQRLQAKPSARAILCNAGQANAATGSQGWLDALECAMALGQALNIPSESVLLASTGVIGKRIVMDKMHAGIPQLVAEASETGGDAAAQAIVTTDLVTKSIALETTMGDRPVRMGGIAKGSGMIHPNMATMLAFVTCDAAVSPGLWQHMLSRAADKSFNQITVDGDTSTNDCLIALANGQSRTPAITEMGAEAEKLEAMLTAVCQHLAKAIARDGEGATCLIEVQVTGATDEKAARQVAKTIAGSSLVKSAIFGRDPNWGRIAAAAGRAGVPFEPENLRIQLGDFLLMENGQPLDFDRAAASAYLKQKAAQQPQVETVSTAQSNELLAVKDGETKAFERQSGGDRFQDETVIINVSIGSGSGSGIAWGCDLSYDYVKINAEYTT; from the coding sequence ATGGTATGGCATGAGATAAGTGGTGGTATCACTGCGCCAAGAGGGTACAAGGCAGCGGGTATTAGAGCGGGATTAAAACCTTCAGGACTACCAGATTTAGCTCTAATTTTGTCAGATGTAGAAGCGATCGCCGCAGGTGTTTTTACGACTTCTCAAGTCCGTGCTGCTTGTGTCGATTACTGCAAGCAAAGATTGCAAGCTAAACCCAGCGCTAGGGCAATTCTTTGCAATGCAGGGCAAGCTAATGCTGCAACGGGTTCTCAAGGCTGGTTGGATGCCCTAGAGTGTGCAATGGCACTAGGACAAGCTTTAAATATCCCCTCAGAATCGGTGTTGCTTGCCTCTACTGGGGTAATTGGCAAAAGAATTGTGATGGACAAGATGCACGCTGGCATTCCTCAACTGGTTGCCGAAGCTTCTGAAACAGGTGGAGATGCCGCTGCACAAGCGATCGTCACTACAGATTTGGTAACAAAATCCATTGCTTTAGAGACAACAATGGGCGATCGTCCCGTTCGGATGGGTGGCATTGCTAAAGGTTCGGGCATGATTCACCCCAACATGGCGACGATGCTAGCTTTTGTCACCTGCGATGCGGCTGTCTCTCCTGGTCTATGGCAGCATATGCTAAGTCGAGCTGCCGATAAAAGTTTTAACCAAATTACTGTCGATGGCGATACCAGTACCAACGATTGTTTAATTGCTTTGGCAAACGGACAATCGCGCACCCCAGCCATTACCGAGATGGGTGCAGAGGCAGAAAAGTTAGAAGCCATGCTCACAGCCGTGTGTCAACACTTAGCCAAAGCGATCGCCCGCGATGGAGAGGGCGCAACCTGTTTAATTGAAGTACAAGTCACAGGAGCAACCGACGAAAAAGCCGCTCGTCAGGTAGCGAAAACGATTGCTGGTTCTTCCCTAGTTAAATCAGCAATATTCGGACGCGATCCCAACTGGGGAAGGATTGCAGCCGCAGCGGGACGTGCGGGAGTTCCCTTCGAGCCAGAAAATCTCAGAATTCAACTAGGAGATTTTCTCTTAATGGAAAACGGACAGCCTCTAGACTTCGATCGCGCTGCCGCCAGTGCATACTTAAAGCAAAAAGCAGCACAACAGCCTCAAGTAGAAACCGTTAGTACTGCCCAGAGTAATGAATTATTAGCGGTTAAAGATGGAGAAACAAAAGCTTTCGAGCGTCAAAGTGGAGGCGATCGCTTCCAAGACGAAACAGTCATTATTAACGTCAGCATTGGCAGTGGTTCCGGCTCTGGCATAGCCTGGGGCTGCGATCTCAGCTACGACTACGTGAAGATTAATGCTGAATATACGACATGA
- a CDS encoding sensor histidine kinase, translating into MLHLSYKVPLGESYDTIKPQELLETAQNLHNSSQRLQRMIENFIMYAQIELLATNPEELQALRSCQTLNPSDIIFAIAIQKAKQYQREADLILQVANSNVKIAKRDLKKAIEEIIDNAFKFSEAGTSIHVKAATEKDGFKISITNYGRAMSTEQIASIGGYMQFERKFYDQQGLGLGLILAKRITELHGGKLFIESGGTEVKTTVSVLLQR; encoded by the coding sequence TTGCTCCATCTTTCTTACAAAGTCCCACTAGGAGAAAGTTACGATACAATAAAACCTCAAGAACTGTTAGAAACAGCCCAAAATTTACATAATTCTTCTCAACGCCTGCAAAGAATGATTGAGAATTTTATTATGTACGCTCAAATTGAACTATTAGCAACTAATCCTGAAGAACTACAAGCTTTACGTAGTTGTCAAACCCTCAACCCTAGCGATATTATCTTTGCTATAGCAATTCAAAAGGCAAAACAATATCAACGAGAAGCAGATTTAATTTTACAAGTTGCTAATTCTAACGTCAAGATTGCGAAGCGAGACTTGAAGAAAGCGATCGAAGAAATTATCGATAATGCTTTTAAATTCTCCGAAGCTGGCACATCTATTCATGTCAAAGCTGCTACTGAAAAAGATGGATTCAAAATTAGTATTACTAACTACGGACGTGCTATGTCTACCGAACAAATTGCTAGTATTGGCGGTTATATGCAATTCGAGCGCAAATTTTACGACCAACAAGGTTTAGGCTTGGGTTTAATTTTGGCAAAACGCATTACAGAACTTCATGGAGGTAAATTATTTATTGAAAGTGGCGGGACAGAAGTGAAGACGACTGTAAGCGTGTTGTTGCAACGTTAG
- a CDS encoding IS701 family transposase, protein MKDQVPAAMPQCFENWCRRFDDVFSRQKQRQEFRVYLGGLLGESQRKNLSQLVTNTVDGSYNSLRHFLNNAPWDEVKLNNRRLEVMHQCRQTTPSQGFTLIVDDSGHRKSGAATDGVGRQYIGEIGKTDNGIVLLTTYLYDGVRRLPLDVALYQHASLFEQGKADPNFQKKPDLALDLVDQCLKRGYRPGVTVIDAGYGNNTPFLKQLESRNLTYVAAIAKNRQVTAQTSGDESARKQGLEAIAQTLAVEQFTPVQLNLEQPRTVWVALLPVHVPKLEGTRWLAIQLNASSFEQATEVDYFLTNASDNQVSAAWVAQTYSARNWVEVFYREAKGWLGLSEYQVRDALSMKRHWVLVFIAYTFILWHQLTGGFRRRWATKPLQTFAEALEAFRTAVEFRLVRWLNEHVDVFASHRAKFGYIWA, encoded by the coding sequence GTGAAAGATCAAGTACCAGCAGCGATGCCGCAGTGCTTTGAGAACTGGTGTCGTCGGTTTGATGATGTATTTTCGCGTCAGAAGCAGCGGCAGGAATTTCGTGTTTATCTAGGGGGACTGCTGGGTGAGAGTCAGCGCAAAAACCTGAGCCAACTGGTCACAAATACAGTAGATGGCTCCTACAACAGCCTCAGACATTTTCTCAACAATGCCCCTTGGGATGAAGTCAAGCTAAATAATCGGCGGTTGGAGGTGATGCACCAGTGTCGCCAGACGACCCCGAGTCAAGGTTTCACATTGATTGTAGATGATTCGGGACATCGCAAAAGTGGTGCGGCTACTGATGGGGTAGGACGGCAGTACATTGGGGAGATTGGCAAGACTGACAATGGTATTGTGCTGCTGACTACCTACTTGTATGATGGAGTGCGACGTCTGCCGTTAGATGTTGCACTCTATCAACACGCAAGTTTATTCGAGCAAGGCAAGGCAGACCCCAACTTCCAGAAAAAACCTGACCTGGCTCTAGACTTGGTTGACCAATGCTTGAAGCGCGGTTATCGACCGGGTGTGACTGTAATTGATGCAGGCTACGGTAATAACACGCCTTTTCTCAAGCAGTTGGAGTCGAGAAACCTAACTTACGTGGCAGCAATCGCCAAAAACCGCCAAGTTACTGCTCAAACATCAGGTGATGAGTCTGCTCGTAAGCAGGGATTAGAAGCTATTGCTCAAACCTTGGCAGTGGAGCAGTTCACACCTGTGCAACTCAATCTGGAGCAGCCCCGGACAGTTTGGGTGGCGCTGTTACCAGTTCACGTTCCGAAGCTCGAAGGCACTCGCTGGCTGGCGATTCAACTCAATGCCTCTAGTTTCGAGCAAGCGACGGAGGTGGATTACTTTCTCACCAATGCCTCTGACAACCAAGTCAGTGCGGCTTGGGTAGCTCAAACATATTCTGCTCGCAACTGGGTGGAGGTCTTCTATCGAGAAGCCAAGGGCTGGTTGGGTTTGAGTGAGTATCAAGTTCGGGATGCTCTGAGTATGAAGCGTCATTGGGTTTTAGTGTTCATCGCTTACACCTTCATCCTTTGGCATCAGTTGACCGGCGGATTCCGCAGACGTTGGGCAACCAAACCCTTACAAACCTTTGCCGAAGCATTGGAGGCATTCCGCACCGCAGTCGAGTTTCGTTTGGTCCGCTGGCTTAATGAGCATGTTGATGTATTTGCCTCTCACAGAGCTAAGTTCGGCTATATTTGGGCTTAG
- a CDS encoding response regulator — MSRILVIEDELSVRENILARLEAEGFDTLDAENGLKGYQMALAHKPDLIICDVMMPEMDSYGVLTMVRQNPLTASTPFIFLTAKADKLDVRQGMEMGADDYISKPFTRTELLGAIAARLQKQAFVAQQSEKKLAELRRSITDALPQELLLPLSEVLSFSKVLVGL; from the coding sequence ATGAGCCGAATTTTAGTGATTGAAGATGAACTATCAGTTCGAGAAAATATACTCGCCCGTTTGGAAGCAGAAGGATTTGATACTCTTGATGCAGAAAATGGTTTGAAGGGCTATCAAATGGCATTGGCGCATAAGCCAGATCTGATTATTTGCGATGTGATGATGCCAGAAATGGATAGCTATGGGGTACTAACCATGGTACGTCAAAACCCCCTTACAGCATCAACTCCATTTATTTTTCTAACAGCTAAAGCTGATAAATTAGACGTGCGCCAAGGCATGGAAATGGGGGCAGATGACTACATCAGCAAACCATTTACCCGCACGGAATTATTGGGTGCGATCGCGGCGAGATTACAAAAGCAAGCGTTTGTCGCTCAACAGTCAGAAAAAAAGTTAGCTGAGTTACGCAGAAGTATTACCGATGCTCTGCCGCAAGAACTGTTGTTACCTTTAAGCGAAGTCTTATCTTTTTCTAAAGTCCTAGTGGGACTTTAA